TATAAGAAAGCGTATTTACGTTTTTTTGCGAATTTCGGTAATCATCtccgtatttcggtaatttaacCTACACTTGGTTATCTTATTAGGATTAAAGAGTCAAATTACTCCGGTTTACAATAACAGTGTGCATCAAGGACTTTGTAAAGACCGACCGAAATATTGGTTAACATTGTAAACTTCACGGGGccgacattttgttttttgagtGTTGGAGGTCGTCCGGTTGCGTCCGGTTGCGTGGTCACGTGACgaattataataacatttaggGACCACGCATATTCTCTCTTtaccataaaaaaataacaatggtaCGGTCATTGATACGGAGCCTTGGTTGTATGTCTAAATCTCGAGTTGTTTTGGTTGTTGTGGGTTGTTGGTGTGTTCTGGTCCTCACGAAGAACATGGACTTAGGagaaattattttcaaggtATGTTCACAGTGGATTGGTGACTTAAGCTCATTTGTACCCTATACTGTGATATGAATCATTCATTTGGGTTCATTCCGCCATATTTACACTAGCTTAGCCCTTATGTAGATAACACTGGCCgtccatattatatttgttcATTCAGCCATCAACGCAAGAAAAATATGCGACCAATCCTTAAGTATAGGGTACTTTTGAAtttgtcatatttcattttatgtctaagacaaagtttaatattgatgatatacatgttgtatgtatAAGTATGTGTAAAATCAAATTTGTCTAGttaaactgatttattatgACTTATATGACCTCTTGTCATCAAACCACTGTGAGTATGTTAATTGTCCACGAActatcatataaatataccactgaaaatatatatttgttttccaaaatattcACAGTTCATTTGTAAGAGCAACGGTAATGCGGTAGTACCACACATATATAGTggccatttatatatatatatatatatatatatatatatatatatatatatatatatatatatatatatatatatatatatatatatatatatatatatatatatatatatatcaatggactttgaaaagtATTGCCTATTTCGGGCGACTCACGATTCATTACATACACGTTCGGTATGTTTCTACTTTTGTCATTGGTGTGATGTATTCCTTAACAACACGGAATCATTGTATAAACAGAATATTATGGAGCCTACAGCTTAAAAAATGGTTGCAACCAACTGACTAAACTCgtatttaaaaatgacaatagAGATAGCCACTTTGTTTCTAAGAAGTGTTTATAGGAGTGTATGCCTTCCATTACTGTTGTACATGAAATGTTGCATGCACATTGTGTACACACTTcattctgtagttttttttttttttattttgctgtatATTCTTCAGTTTGAACGGGATCTTCATTACACAAACAACACCGTCAGTGAAGCATCATACTTCAGGACGTCCACAGATATGACACCACATGGAGACAGGAAATATATTCATAGACATATTTTAATAGAGAACGTTACCTCGTACAATAAGTATGACGTCACCGTTGTCACTGCGTATTTCGATCTTGGAACATTTAAGAAAGGATTTGCTGGCAAGTTCTCTACTGAGACCTACCTCAATTGGGGCAAAATATTCAGATATTTGCTTAACCCGTTAATAGTATACACCGATTCACAGAAGTTCTATAATTTAATGAAGAACATAAGAAATGAAACTGTCAAAACAACACGGATTCATCTGATCAAAAgaaactcatcttgggcttTCCAGCTGCAAAGCAATATATCAAAAGTATTTTCCCAaaaaggttaccctaaacactATCCTAATACAGTTTTACCCGAATACGCATGCACACAGCTCGCAAAATATGATGTCATATCCCGTGCTTCTCGCGACGACGAGTTCAAGACAAATTATGTTATGTGGCTGGACGTTGGATACTTCAGAAATAGAAGGGCAATCAACAACTTTTCACTAAGAAGGCCGAACGGCTACAACGAAAGTCGTGTAGCTATGAATGTAATCCACGCGAATACACACATGACTATGCCAGTGAATAATATATTCCGAAATAATCTAGTTTGGGTCGGCGGTGGTCTGGTGTTTGCTAATAGGGATATCATTCTTCGATACGAAACCCAGCTGAAAAAAGCCGTGGATTATTTCCTAAGCAGGCGTCAGATGAATACCGATCAGCAGGTTGTGTACGCGTTGTTTAGTGATGAGGGGCGACGCGCGATCCGCCCTCACATTGAGCTCCAGTTGTACACCCCTCCTGTGGACAATAACTGGTTCTACCTGGGAAATATCATGCTTCAAGAAGACCttccatttatttcaaattccaccaacaatagaaaaaaacagaacaaatttTAGTATATAAAAGTTTGATAGTTGcctatgttacatatatataattaatacatttcaaGTATATAATATAGTGAGCGACCTTCAGGGAATTGTTTAACTAACATATAAAGTGTCAACTGAAATACTAATAGAACCATTGCAAATCACCAGATTTTAGTACGATATCTTATAAGGGCAAATAATAATacctcttaaagctgcactcataCAGATTTACAGTATTGACCTCTTATTCGTTTTTGTCACAGAAGCATACAGTAATAATGATGTACACAATTAAACAGATTTGCTGTTTCCCAAAAAACAATTTCCATTGGATGCTTTTGCGGTATTATTAAGTATGATTACAAAATATGAGCCCACTACAACATTCGTTCTAGTAATATAgtaaagtttaataaaacagACGTATGAATATTAACTTGATTAATACACaattacacaaaaatatttgtttcaccTCAGTAGTCAAATCAAGCATCCCAACATTCATAAACATGAAGacaatttttattataattatcattaattttctAGTATTTAACCCCAGCTTGAGCGGTAAGATAAATAATTAGCCAGAAAAGCTCCTGGGAAAAGGAGATAACTGGTTGTAGCACCTCCGTTGTTGAATAAATACAGCCTAACTTAAGTGGCGAAAGGTTACAAGTACAGTTAGCACCATTTTTCCAACCTTTTACCTGAACAAGTTTTACCTGAAAGTAGTTAGctcaatataatattatcaattttgCCCATATAAGGAATGAACTTGAACTAGAAAATTTACCCACATATAAAGGGTACCTTGGTAtgcttgaaaaaaacaacaacaaagtgtcatatttgaccaaaattgatATTGGCACCTTTTACCATTGAAACCTCGACTTTAATACTAtacaatgtaaatttactgggtgtttaaaccagtttaagtgcacacacctcactcttatcccaacaatcctacgTGTACGGGAATTAGTTTATttccatacatacataataatattgTACGGGAATtgtacacgcccgtatattTATCGTGTACGGGAATGGTATTATCCCGTACTCTCAAAGTGTACGGAGGAGCATAATTTCCCGTATTTTCAACTTATACGGAGACCGTACAAGCCCATACACTCGAGGTATACGGAGACGTATACTCAGTATTgtccaatttatttatttgttatcattcaAACCTCTTTTTAATTTCATCGGCGACGCGTTATCGAGAAATAATGTTGCAGAAACCTACCTAGAAATGTTCACAAACCAGTGCTAACATACTTTGATACTAAGAAACAATCAAGTAGCCTGGGCacaaattgaaaaagaaacagcCGCGATTTTGTTTGGATGCCAAAAATTCAAACACCACATATACGGCAAGCGGACCGTAGTCGAGAGTGACTGCAAGCCAGTCATTTCAATCCTGAAAAAGCCACTATGTGTAGCCCCACAACGTCTGCAAAAATTAATTATGCAATTACAACCATTTGACATAGAAGTCATTCACAAAAAGGGATCAAACATTCCGATCGGCGACGCGTTATCGAGAAATAATGTTGCAGAAACCTACCCAGATATGTTCACAAAAATGTATGCCTACATACATGCGGTAAAATCGCTACCGATAAGCGATGAAAGAATAGAACAAATCCGTATTGAAACGCAAAACGATGAGCAGTTGCAGGCTGTTAAGCAGGCTATCCTCAAGGGATGGCCAGGCGAGCTGAAAATGTGTAACAAATTAGCCACCGAGTTCTGGAACCACAGGGACGAATTAGGTTATGACGATGGGCTCATATTTAGAGGTCCTAAAATTGTGATACCAAGGGCATGACATTTAGAGGGCCGTTCACATAAATCCCCTCGGTTTCCAGAATGTGATAAACCGCGCTCGCGACATTATGTTCTGGCCAGGCATGACAAACAGATTACGGAACACGTTTTAGCGTGCCTACTTTGCGAGAAATATCGCCCCGCAAACACTAAGGAACCATTACGACCGCATGAAATTCCCGAGCGACCTTGGCAAAATGTCTCGTACGACCCTTTTATGttcgaaaacaaacaatacatggttttgTCGACGCTTTCAGCCAACACATAGCGATAGATCATTTGCCAAACATTTCAAGCAAAACCGTGGTTAGGAAACTCAAAGTTCATTTCAGCCGATTCGGTAGTCCCGTGCAAATTAAAACAGACAACGCGAAAAATCTGACGAGTTTGGAAGATTCGCGAAATGGCGAAACGTATATTACGCAAAGCCAAAGACGCGAACACCGACGCATACTTCGCTTTGTTAGAATTTCGCAACACTCCACCACCATGCGGATATTTACCGGTGCAGCTTCTTATGTCCGGACGCCTCAGGTCGATTTTGCCAACTTCTAATGAGTAGTTTACCCCAAAACCGGTCGACATCAAATCAGCGCGTGAAAACATGCAAACCATACGTGAAAAATCAAAAATGTACTATGACAGAAATGCCAAGCCTTTACCGACATTGCACCCATGTGACCGCGTCATGTTTCAAAAGAGTGATATCTGGAAACCCACAAAAGTTGTTTCCAAGTATATTAACAGATCATACACAATACAGAGCGCGGACGGCACAAATTACCGCCGAAATcgaaaatttataaacaaatgcagAACTGATCATTTGAGTACAACGTCTGATCAAGATCTCCCCTGTACATCCCCCTGCCTGATGAATCACCAGACACTGAAATTCCACACCCAAACCCCAGACAGCATTATGTCAATAGAAAAGGTCGAGAAGTTAGGCCGCCAACAGTGTACGAAAATAATGAATGGGTTAAATAAACTTGCTGTATGAGAGACTgaaatttttgtaaaataaatcatacgaGCAACATATGAACAGTTTTTTAACCGTCAACTTTTTctgttaaaatgcattttgacaTGTTGATAAAAATGTGGGAAATATTTGATCAGTTGCctcaaaacaatatcaacagTGTTGTAAAAATGCAAGCGCTCATCAATTTCCTTTCAGTATATATTCAGTATTCAAAATTTTCTCAAAACGAACggaatgttataaatgtttatacatgATCATATTGTATGCAGTGCGCATGCCCAGAACCTTACAGATACTCCCGCCACTACAGTAACATCCTGGCAGTCGTAATAGAATAAAGCATAGTACAACACGTATCGTGTGGactctctctatatataacTCCAAACATAACAAGTCTTATCATATCACAAGCATCCATTTTCTTTCTGTATTGGAGGCCAAAAAGTTCTCTCAACTCTGGTGATGTTCTGTCTCTCACATGGGTAGAGAGAAAGGGTGCTACCCGCGCTGCCGGTAGCCATAGATAGCCATTGTCATCTGGCAGGACATTCTTCGGTTAACCAATATGGTAGGTGTGTGGGCCCCTATAATTCCGAGACTGAGGCATTGAAAAGTCGCTTCATTTTGTTTCCAAATACGAGGATATGCACATTTTGAATCCAATAATTAAGCACAGAAGAAAtttaaatttggttttaaactgaaacaaaaatgatgttcTGTAGTTTGTTTCTGAACAATTAGcagtatgtatttatgttttatattagctaccatgtcaatttaaaaatacgTCAATTTTTAAACAGTTACCATGGTAGCGTAAGAGTCAAGTGTTCTCAGGAATTTGTCATCGATGTCTAAACATCTTagtattttcaatgtgatacttTTGTAGCAAGTCGGTTTcagacaataaaatatatttatgatttaaactcAAAGTCATACTTATATTACAAGTTGAGAGTTGTCTGATGGTGATCAGTTTACCGTTGCAACTAATATCAGGCAAATCAATGCAAGATATACTTACACAATTCTCCTTTATCAAAAAGCGATGCTTCTTagcatttttttctattgaGCGGTTACCATGgcgatttttgtttgtttgccttttatcttcatttttattatacttCTATGTGAAAATGCAACAAAGGTCCATCAGTGAATGTAAGAATATAAAGGTGTCTTTTACCTAATTGCTTTAAAACATacgacatttttaaaaaatcctgaaaataaacatacatatgaGGTAATAAAGGCAGTGAATGACTTAAAGTTAAATAAAGCTTCAGCCGGAGAGCTATTGCCtgcacattttaaatatggTCTTTTCTATTTATTGCCATATATGTTACGTATTTATAACCAAATATTTACATCAGGTCAGTTCCCGAGAAGCTGGATGCTATCTATTATTATACCAGTGCACAAAAAGGGAAGTTGTAATAATCCTGATAATTACAGGGGTATAGCCCTTGTTGATGtatttagcaaaatatatataagcattttaaatagAAGACTTACCTATTATACTCAAGTTTATAACTCCATCTCGGAGTCGCAAGCAGGATTTAGATACGGTTATAATACAATTgataatgcttttgttttatattctgtTATAAGCAAGTATTTAAGTACAAAGGGTAAGAAGTTATATGTTgcttttatagattttaaaaaagcgtTTGATTCTGTGGATAGATCAAAATTATATACAAGcttatttagacaaaatgttaaAGGAAGGCTATTGGATGctattcaatcaatttataaaGATGTCAAAATGTGTATTAGATGCAAGGATGGAAAAACAGAGTGTTTTGACTGTCCAAGTGGTTTACGACAGAGGTGTAATTTAAGTCCAGTATTGTTCTCACTTTTTATTAATGAGTTGTATAGTTATATTGAACAAAGTGGTGTACATGGTGTTCAGCTGTCCCCTTCTGATATTGAAGTGTTTCTACTTATGTTTGCAGATGATGTTGCTCTGTTATCTGATACAGTTGTAGGTCTACAAAAACAACTAAATGCTCTTAACTTATTTTGTGCTGATACTAAGTTGCAATTTAATactagtaaaacaaaaattgttgtttttagaaGAGTTGGGCAGCTGGCAAGTAgagaaaaatggaaatattataatgaaaatatagatGTTGTATCAGGGTTTACTTATGTTGGTTTATATTTTAGCTGTACATTGTCATGGTATAAGATGGCAGAGAATTCTGCTCTAAAAGCTAAGAAAGCTTTACATTGTCTTTTTAAAGGCATTGCATCGTTACCTTTTGTTAAGTCTTcagtgtttttaaaatgtttgatacaaaaatatcaccTATAATGTTATATGGTGCTGAAATTTGGGGAATTACTTCATACTCATTTATGAATGCTATAGAAAATGTCcaattatatgcatgtaaaatgtatttaaatgtatcttcTAAAGCTTGTAATGATGCTGTTTTAGGTGATCTAGGTCGTTTACctttacatatatatgcttCGAAACGTTGTCttaaatattggttaaaaatgttgaaacttCCTGATGATAGATGTGTAAAGTTGTGttacaatatgttaaaattgtatgaTAGTCTATGTCATGAAAATTGGGTAGTGTATTGCATATGAATCTGTTTAGGAAtggttttggatatatttgggAGTCACAGCATGTAGTAAATGAAAGTGCCTTTCTTAAAGAATATGTAACGAGATTAAAAGATCAACATCTACAATTATGGAGTCAAACTTGTTCTGAGaatatgaaacttaataaattttacatgtatatacaatcgTGTTTAAAAGCAGAATTATATGTGAACTGTGTTACAGTTGATAAATTTCGTAAATGTTTAGCAAATTTTAGATGTTCATCGCATCGCCTTGCTATCGAAACAGGCAGGCATACCGGAAttgacaaaaaatgaagaagttttgcaaaaattagttatgtatttgtattacgcagacaaaataaaagacagtttatcaataattgaataacatgtATGATGCCATATTAACaactaatattttgtgaattctaTGCTTGGTCAACTCCAcgttgtttatatgtatttatgtatgcatatctgtatatgggccggaggccttcatacaatacatatttgaatttgaatttgaatttgacaTATTACTTAATACATAACTGTtaccattttttttcagttgctgtgaaacaatatatatctttattatcaaatacatcACTTTCAATTCTCCTATAATTAATGTGGAATTGAGTGATAAGTAATGGTTTCAAAAGATATATACAGTATCAAAACGCATGTCCTTAAGGTTTAATTCATAAGCTAGTCTGATGATTTGGgctgaataaaatattgtattctaCATGTTTTAGCATTTATTGGACAACGTCTGAAAATAAGGATTTGCCAGAGTGTTTAGGGATcgtgtaaaataaattatagcATGGTTGTCTTCATTAATTCCGCTTTTTGTCCAAACAAAATtcaattatataagaaaatatataaagtagCAGTCAATAATGTTGCTGACTACTGacacaaatataataaagaaaaacttAACTTAATTATTGTGTACCCCCACCCCGGTTTGCTTTTTCTAGTACATTTATTCTTACTtcataagacaaaaaatagCTGTGAAAATGCAACATAGGTCCATCAGTGAATGTAAGAATATAAACGTGCCTTTTACCTAATTGCTAGCTAATGCTTTAAAACATacgacatttttaaaaattcctgaaaaaaaaacatttttcatcaatttttgtGTAATAAGTTGTAAAAGCCATACTACCTTTTACAATTTTGTTCAgtgtttagattttttttttacttttgcgTATAATACAAATTCATCTGAGGGGCGCTAATGCGTGTATATTTATCTCCCTTCAGCGCCTTGGCATGTATTTTAGGCTCTATGATTTATTCTGAAGTAAATCTACAATTATGTCAATTATACCTTGGTATGTAAAACTACCTTTAATCCAACGaaacgaaaatataaaaataaatccaacGCACGAGTGACCACGCTGACCAGGCGGACACTGGTTTTCATATTCTGGCCAATAAATgtaaagacaattatttaatacatcAACTATTTCATTGCAAAACACGCCAGTTAGTAAGAATATTGTATCAGGTTGgtgaattattttgtaaattacaCATTGTATCATTTCATTACATCAGTTTggttcaaaacaacatttaccCATGTATACAATAATCTATGTTCGTTTTTATggtttgtatataaatttcCAACTTCTGATAATCCATCAGTTGCCATTCGCTCTATGGTTCTCTTTAGCAGCGTAAACCGTGCAGGATTTTTTGGGTTTCCAGGGTCTGCCGAATGCGGCAATGCATAATACTGACCCATGTCTGGATTGACATGagttaaaacaacattttttacttttaatctAGCAAACAAATCATCATCCTCTCCTCCCCATCCGAAATATAGGTTCGAAAACCCATTTAGTTTCCGAAACTTGTCATCGGTAAGAGCAAGCAAACCTCCTATGTAGTCAGGGCAAGGCATTGCATATTTGTTACTTTTCAAGAAATTCCTGTTAAATGTTGACATGTGTAGAGCATTTTCGTCGCATAGATACATGTTTCGTTCGTTAGTTGGAATAAGATCAACATCATGAAAGATGAAGCAGTCATACGGTTTCTCAGACTTTGCCACTAAATACCCAATGTTCAAGAGTAGACCTCTATTAAAAGTTATTGGTAAAGCAAGTTCTAACACGTACACTCCATATCTGATATGTTGCTTTTTGAGAAATCTATGTATTGcctttacaaatatttttaaatgttccgGTCTGTCCCTATATGGCACAATGATGGCAACTCGTTGAGATGAAATGCAAGCATCCGGTTCATAAATTCCACCTGGTAAACTCCGTTAATATCATTTGATGTATTGgaacataatttattaatattctgTACATCTATTTCCTCCCTGAAGCAAGTGTTTGATACGTTACAAATACCCAATGTCCAGCAATCTTTTTCTCCacgattatttttttgaattggAAGAAAAAGCCCCTTAAAATAAATCCCTTTTGCTGTAAAAACTATTGTAAGAgcaaatataatcaaaacaaagttgactaaaactttttttaacttcattttgaTCAAACCAGtttttcaaatgtaatattAGAATCATATACaaatttgaatatcaaattgcaatagttaaaagttttatataaCTTTTCGTTATTTCATAATGATAAAACCTGTGTTTCAATTGTAATTGTGCAGTCATATacttttcatataattatatcaaattacTGAAATAAGAATTTAATCCACCGATCAAGAACTGgtaaaaaattcaaaattcgTGACATGTTGAAATGATACCCCCTTTTCGATACTCTTACCAAATTAGGATTTTGGTTAGGAATAGACATTTGGCGACTGCATCTCTGCAGTTGCTGAGCTGATCCGGGCATTCAATGTATCATTGGAACGTTTTTTTTGTGCACGCTTTCAATAACAGCTAGCTGCCCGGCCTTTTTAGCGCTCGGCCAAGCTCAAGGCCATCATTGTCCTTTTTCtctttatatatcaaaaaagaaattaaacgCACGGACATCGGATTTTAGATGTGATATCacctttatattttatcaaatttgagTATTTCTAGAAGTTTAAAACaaccaatacatttaaatagtCCCCTAATTTAGATGTTAAATGCAAATTGTAACACAATTAGATTTTCGCATTTTTTGTAGTATCAAGTTATACATTGTATTGagattattttaagtatttatagCAATTAATATCAGATAATAAGCTAAACGGTATATGTATTGGTAATCAAAACACAAAGTCTGTCCCATATAGTGTGTTACACAATGAATACGTATgagaaaaaactacagaaacaagctcagtagccaaaagtttaaacataaaccccgtttaatggcacagggtaaacgccaaagtcatagaacacaaaacaaaatatcgcaacaagaaacatggaacaacagcacaaaactccacaaacagcacagtgcatttATACTACAAAAAAAACTAGGCAtctttatcaaggattgttaggtaccgccttggaacggtcagtaaaatgtaaatttactgggagcTGAAACCACTTTACGTGCATAAACCTCACTCTTGTCCCAAAAAtcctgaaaaaagaaaactctttctgcagacggaggaatacaattcagcgCACCTAATGCAATaaattttcaaagatacgatgcagtcattgtttgaaactatgatcATCACATACTGTCTGCCTTagaaaataaatggttttaaactgTGTGATCACAGAGTTTCTtataaaaagcatcattataCTAAAGCTGAGAACAAATAAAGGAAACATTAGGCCAccacttttatataaattggtttacaaaacaaaaaaagtacaaaaaaaaaaaaaaattcccttttttttcaatattattttcccgaccgtatttaTTTTGGTgctaaacgaaaaaaaacacgaacagataagagtgtgaatgcagtagatctagactggtttgttgttccgtagccgtattcgaCAATTTCGTCATATCACtctttgaatgaaataattaattaaaatatgcaagaaatgttaaaacaacAATAGCAATAAGCATTGACCAATGTAACAGatgacacaaacaataactgtcacgtgattgttgtttttccccgctAATTTAGGccataaaaatattgttgtttatagatggaagataaaagtgtcagcggctgccatcgaattagtaaACACaactaattttaaattatgtgtaagaaaaacattttatgacattttgtgGTTAAATATcgaataacagtgcactaagtgtgagtggtgaaatcgaaagtaaaatttctaagttgacaccggtgacctagttttacaatttaatctcaagttcggtcggtggtgtttatggattttaaatcacagaattgtttggaaatacttgtcattgagtcaatatAAAGCTAGTGTTTATTGTAGATTACATGTCTTTTCATGTTTGAGATAATAGTAGagttaaaacaatgaaagagttgaacacatgacATTTACTGATGCCGGGAGTTGTAactgtgcaaaacatttagataaaacaacaccgaaaactattttgaataagtccatttcaatttgtaatgaacttgatatttcactataaatgagatttttgttgtaaccaaggaatactctttaaaatgaaaaataaaccaGCATGAACTATAGATGCCTTTTGAACgcatacacaaaatggcggagttgggagaaaatatccgatacataattatggatttctctgtcagtttactattattggtacataaagttaagacACATGCTAGATTATTTTGCTATGCGATTTtaatgtactgatgtggtaaatTGCTGCaagatttaaatttgaaaaggatttggtgaacatcccatggtaaatatcccggccCGAAAATATACAGACTTAGCATGGATtgggttacaa
The sequence above is drawn from the Mya arenaria isolate MELC-2E11 chromosome 14, ASM2691426v1 genome and encodes:
- the LOC128218242 gene encoding uncharacterized protein LOC128218242, which codes for MVRSLIRSLGCMSKSRVVLVVVGCWCVLVLTKNMDLGEIIFKFERDLHYTNNTVSEASYFRTSTDMTPHGDRKYIHRHILIENVTSYNKYDVTVVTAYFDLGTFKKGFAGKFSTETYLNWGKIFRYLLNPLIVYTDSQKFYNLMKNIRNETVKTTRIHLIKRNSSWAFQLQSNISKVFSQKGYPKHYPNTVLPEYACTQLAKYDVISRASRDDEFKTNYVMWLDVGYFRNRRAINNFSLRRPNGYNESRVAMNVIHANTHMTMPVNNIFRNNLVWVGGGLVFANRDIILRYETQLKKAVDYFLSRRQMNTDQQVVYALFSDEGRRAIRPHIELQLYTPPVDNNWFYLGNIMLQEDLPFISNSTNNRKKQNKF